A stretch of Flavobacterium sp. N2270 DNA encodes these proteins:
- a CDS encoding glycosyltransferase, translating to MLSILIPTYNYKCYDLVVELKKQCDLVPIEYEIIVLDDASALQIQENLAINTLENCSYQSNSSNLGRANNINKLINLSNFNYCLILDCDVFPKNDSFISNYLTEINSEKSIVFGGIDYQPKTPSPNEMLRWKYGINREAVSVEKRKKNPYNNLLTSNILISKKIFKTHLFHTEIIEYGYEDLVFAKKLEHEKIPIKNIENEVFHLNLETSVEFLQKTERALNNLFFLETTGILPLQSTKVTKLHNKVKQLHLNKLFGKLFDLTSSILKQNLCSKNPNLVIFDLYKILYYCNISK from the coding sequence ATGCTTTCTATTTTAATTCCAACTTATAACTACAAATGTTATGACCTTGTTGTAGAATTAAAAAAACAATGCGATTTAGTTCCTATAGAATATGAAATTATTGTTTTAGACGATGCTAGTGCTCTTCAAATACAAGAAAATCTTGCTATAAATACTTTAGAAAATTGTTCCTATCAAAGTAATTCGTCAAATTTAGGCAGAGCTAACAATATTAACAAGCTTATAAATCTTTCAAATTTTAATTATTGTTTGATTTTAGATTGTGATGTTTTTCCTAAAAACGATAGCTTTATTTCTAATTATTTAACCGAAATTAATTCTGAGAAAAGTATCGTTTTTGGAGGAATTGATTATCAACCGAAAACTCCAAGTCCAAATGAAATGTTGCGCTGGAAATACGGTATAAATAGAGAAGCTGTTTCTGTAGAAAAAAGAAAAAAAAATCCATACAATAATCTATTGACTTCAAATATTTTAATTTCAAAAAAAATATTTAAAACTCATTTATTTCATACTGAAATTATTGAATACGGTTATGAAGATTTGGTCTTTGCAAAAAAATTAGAACATGAAAAAATTCCAATAAAAAATATAGAAAATGAAGTATTTCATTTAAATTTAGAAACATCGGTTGAATTTCTTCAAAAAACGGAACGCGCTTTAAACAACTTATTTTTCCTGGAAACAACTGGAATACTTCCATTACAATCAACTAAAGTTACAAAATTACATAACAAAGTTAAACAACTTCATCTTAACAAATTATTTGGGAAACTATTTGACCTTACAAGTTCGATATTAAAACAAAACCTTTGTTCTAAAAATCCAAATTTAGTTATATTTGACCTTTACAAAATTTTATACTATTGTAATATTTCTAAATAA